In Limibacter armeniacum, a single window of DNA contains:
- the rsgA gene encoding ribosome small subunit-dependent GTPase A — MENPSKESLGWNAFFEAQRNLSFDIARVISEHKNNYTIVIPSKGTFNAQITGKLLFCSDSTTELPKTGDWVHCTVFDNDTVFIHEVLERKTVFSRKSVSSHGQEHVLGTNLDKIFIVQSLNENFNPRRLERYLAQAISSGITPVIILSKADLCQNLDGYLNQIKEIIQKTTVIPVSTVTSIGIEKIKLLINTGETIGFVGSSGVGKSTLINTLTQKNALKTGHVSHYDNKGRHTTVSRELILLPEGGILMDTPGMREFGITADENGIEESFHELSALASSCRFQQCTHIHEPGCAVKEALEDGSISKHRYESYIKLKREAERFSMNNFEKRKKDKKQGKLYKTMKKIKQKR; from the coding sequence TTGGAAAATCCATCTAAAGAATCATTAGGCTGGAATGCCTTTTTTGAAGCGCAAAGAAATCTTTCATTTGATATCGCTAGAGTCATATCAGAGCACAAAAATAATTATACAATCGTCATTCCCTCAAAAGGAACATTTAACGCTCAGATTACGGGCAAACTCCTATTCTGCAGTGACTCAACTACAGAACTGCCAAAAACGGGTGATTGGGTACACTGTACAGTGTTTGACAATGACACAGTATTTATTCACGAAGTACTGGAGCGAAAAACTGTTTTCTCCCGTAAATCCGTAAGTAGTCACGGTCAAGAGCATGTTTTGGGAACCAACTTGGATAAAATATTCATTGTACAAAGCCTCAATGAAAACTTTAACCCGAGACGGTTGGAACGTTACTTGGCTCAAGCAATCTCAAGCGGCATTACACCTGTGATCATTTTGAGTAAAGCTGACCTATGCCAAAATCTGGATGGGTACCTCAACCAAATAAAGGAGATCATTCAGAAAACAACCGTCATCCCTGTAAGTACAGTTACAAGCATAGGAATTGAAAAAATCAAACTGCTAATTAATACGGGTGAGACTATTGGCTTTGTAGGTTCGTCAGGAGTTGGGAAATCTACGCTTATCAATACGTTAACTCAGAAGAACGCTCTTAAGACAGGTCATGTAAGCCATTATGACAACAAAGGGAGACATACGACTGTCTCAAGAGAGCTCATACTCTTGCCTGAAGGAGGTATCCTAATGGACACTCCCGGCATGCGAGAGTTTGGCATTACGGCAGATGAAAATGGAATTGAGGAAAGTTTCCATGAACTTTCAGCCTTAGCTTCATCCTGTAGGTTTCAGCAATGTACGCATATCCATGAACCTGGATGTGCTGTCAAAGAAGCACTAGAAGATGGCTCCATCTCTAAACATAGATATGAAAGCTACATAAAATTAAAGCGGGAAGCAGAAAGGTTCTCAATGAACAATTTTGAAAAACGAAAAAAGGACAAAAAGCAAGGAAAGCTTTATAAGACAATGAAAAAAATCAAACAAAAAAGATAG
- a CDS encoding PAS domain-containing sensor histidine kinase codes for MDNEMWTFVDGYEVIMSISSSMILAAGVYKNFLRRKNSTNVSTEIKSITASHQKANAVANDQKLTKQPSKNSDTLNAYVKTIDATTNIIVLNKEGEILYANKLFCQWLGIAQTKITGKKLSAIVQFDIKVDLIAKNSGSSKIELPFTTMHNAVKWGDVTFSDVTLESGEEEVLCIVHDITERKVKEEQLNLKFEELRKQKEYLSSSNSTKDKFFSIMAHDVKGPLNSLLSFTDLIAMHVDKLSRNEIQEMAGQLKMSVDGLYKLLENLLEWSRSQTGDIPLFFEHLPVSSLLTKTLNLVESIRENKQIEIELKVSGNVTIFADENSIYSVLRNLIGNALKFTYKKGKIVIEAIELDNVVHLAIHDNGVGMSKEVMDWVFRLDKKYTTPGTAKEAGTGMGLVLCKEFVEKNNGKIWVKSKQGKGSTFWVELPKGDFNLVKKSVATY; via the coding sequence ATGGATAATGAAATGTGGACTTTTGTAGATGGGTATGAGGTTATTATGAGCATAAGCAGCAGTATGATTTTGGCTGCTGGTGTTTATAAAAATTTCCTCCGGCGAAAAAACAGTACAAATGTAAGTACTGAAATTAAAAGCATCACCGCCTCCCATCAGAAAGCAAATGCAGTTGCCAATGATCAGAAACTTACCAAACAACCATCAAAAAACTCAGATACTTTGAATGCCTATGTAAAAACCATCGACGCTACCACTAATATTATTGTACTTAATAAGGAAGGTGAAATACTGTATGCAAATAAGCTGTTCTGCCAGTGGCTAGGTATTGCACAAACCAAGATAACAGGGAAGAAGTTGTCAGCTATTGTTCAGTTTGACATTAAAGTTGACTTGATAGCTAAAAATAGCGGTAGCTCAAAGATAGAACTGCCCTTTACTACCATGCATAATGCCGTTAAATGGGGAGATGTGACATTTTCAGATGTTACATTGGAATCTGGTGAAGAAGAGGTCTTATGTATTGTACATGATATAACAGAAAGAAAAGTCAAAGAAGAACAGTTGAATCTAAAGTTTGAGGAGTTAAGGAAACAGAAGGAATACCTTTCTTCCTCTAATTCGACGAAAGATAAGTTCTTCTCAATCATGGCACACGATGTGAAAGGTCCTTTAAACTCACTACTTTCTTTTACAGACCTAATAGCCATGCACGTGGATAAACTTTCAAGAAATGAAATACAGGAAATGGCAGGGCAACTCAAGATGTCTGTAGATGGACTGTATAAGTTACTTGAGAACCTATTGGAATGGTCCCGTTCACAGACAGGTGATATTCCATTGTTTTTTGAGCACCTACCAGTTTCAAGTTTACTTACCAAGACACTCAATTTGGTTGAAAGTATAAGGGAAAATAAACAGATAGAAATTGAGTTAAAGGTATCTGGTAACGTCACCATTTTTGCTGATGAGAATTCAATTTACTCCGTTCTTCGCAATTTGATAGGCAATGCACTAAAGTTTACCTATAAGAAAGGGAAAATTGTTATAGAAGCCATTGAGTTGGATAATGTTGTGCATTTAGCGATTCATGACAATGGGGTAGGGATGTCAAAAGAGGTGATGGATTGGGTTTTCCGGCTTGATAAAAAGTATACAACACCGGGTACTGCAAAAGAAGCGGGTACAGGTATGGGACTGGTATTATGTAAAGAATTTGTCGAAAAAAATAATGGGAAAATCTGGGTTAAGAGTAAGCAAGGTAAAGGATCTACTTTTTGGGTAGAGTTACCAAAAGGTGATTTCAACCTTGTTAAAAAATCAGTAGCCACTTACTAA
- a CDS encoding hybrid sensor histidine kinase/response regulator produces MNTESTPKEKPTVLYVDDEQQNLVSFRAGFRKVYNVLTANSGHEALEILTDNHQKVSVIISDQRMPKMTGVELFEQVRELYPDIMRIVLTGYSDVQDIINAISKGEVYRYITKPWDRDELKVTLDNAIEAFELKKENKKLFTNLKAAYSQLEEDAKMLEIKVAERTKELQAQKEQLLQQKEELENSRKSLKRKQIVLQKQNEELMELDSEKNHLIGIVAHDLKSPLNQIEGLVELIKMDDENLNDEQREYIEHITSSIKRQQNMIMQILDLNAIEAKKSNMVLSHMNLGELLTDVADRFALSAEKKQIKITTDIDKDDSFAMVDENYFTQIFQNLISNAIKFSPEGKGVHLTLKEEKGSLQATVKDEGPGLSEEDKSKLFGKFQKLSARPTAGEHSTGLGLSIVKKLAEELGAKVWCESTHGEGASFIVEFKKSPIAEAKDHSASSV; encoded by the coding sequence ATGAATACAGAATCAACGCCGAAAGAGAAACCAACTGTCCTATACGTAGATGATGAACAGCAGAACCTTGTATCCTTTAGAGCAGGGTTCCGAAAAGTCTACAATGTCCTGACTGCAAACAGTGGGCATGAAGCACTTGAAATACTAACAGACAATCACCAAAAAGTAAGTGTAATCATATCGGACCAAAGAATGCCGAAAATGACGGGTGTAGAACTCTTTGAACAAGTAAGAGAACTCTACCCTGATATTATGAGAATTGTTCTGACTGGTTACAGTGATGTTCAGGACATCATCAATGCAATCAGTAAAGGAGAAGTCTACAGGTATATTACCAAACCTTGGGATCGTGATGAACTGAAAGTCACTTTGGATAATGCAATTGAAGCATTTGAACTAAAGAAGGAAAACAAGAAACTTTTCACGAATCTAAAGGCTGCCTACTCCCAGTTGGAAGAAGACGCCAAGATGCTTGAAATAAAAGTAGCAGAGCGCACCAAAGAACTTCAGGCACAAAAAGAACAGCTCCTTCAGCAAAAAGAAGAGCTTGAAAACAGCAGGAAGTCACTTAAGAGAAAGCAAATCGTCCTTCAGAAACAAAATGAAGAGTTGATGGAGCTTGACAGTGAAAAAAATCATTTGATTGGCATTGTCGCTCACGATTTGAAAAGTCCACTCAACCAGATAGAAGGTTTAGTTGAACTTATCAAGATGGACGATGAAAACCTGAATGACGAGCAAAGAGAATACATAGAGCACATCACCAGCTCAATCAAGAGACAGCAAAACATGATCATGCAAATTCTTGACTTGAATGCAATTGAAGCCAAGAAATCAAATATGGTGCTATCTCATATGAATCTTGGCGAACTATTGACAGATGTGGCAGACAGGTTTGCCCTTTCAGCAGAAAAGAAGCAGATCAAAATCACAACCGATATTGACAAGGACGATTCTTTTGCCATGGTTGATGAAAACTACTTCACTCAGATTTTCCAGAACCTGATTTCAAATGCAATCAAGTTCTCTCCAGAAGGGAAAGGGGTTCACCTCACGCTAAAAGAAGAAAAAGGCAGCTTACAGGCAACGGTTAAAGACGAAGGTCCGGGCCTAAGCGAAGAGGATAAATCAAAGTTGTTTGGTAAATTTCAAAAGCTTTCTGCACGCCCTACTGCAGGCGAACACTCAACTGGTTTAGGGCTGTCAATTGTTAAAAAGCTAGCAGAAGAGTTAGGAGCCAAAGTTTGGTGTGAAAGCACTCATGGTGAGGGCGCGTCCTTTATCGTTGAGTTCAAAAAATCTCCAATCGCAGAAGCAAAAGATCATTCAGCAAGTTCTGTTTAA
- a CDS encoding glycoside hydrolase family 25 protein produces the protein MINQKKFGFQIHGIDVSYYQEQIDWSKVSQDEIVFCFIKATEGISIQDSKFHHNWAQASEAGIIRGAYHFFRPTVKPHIQAKKYIENVKLEEGDLPPVLDLETLDGIPPKIFRKAVKEWVELIESHYQIKPILYTNVSFYQDYLQGNFVEYPIWIAAYNKIIPPKLSNRKENWMFWQHTDSGSVNGITGSVDLNVFRGTLEQLQSMCIQGLTPSSKRMEASKVSNLPKISDIQSVNH, from the coding sequence ATGATTAACCAAAAGAAGTTTGGTTTTCAAATTCATGGCATCGATGTTTCGTACTACCAAGAACAAATTGATTGGAGTAAGGTTAGTCAGGATGAAATAGTATTTTGTTTTATCAAGGCTACAGAGGGTATCAGCATTCAGGATTCAAAATTTCACCACAATTGGGCACAAGCATCTGAGGCTGGTATTATCAGAGGGGCTTATCATTTTTTCAGACCAACAGTGAAGCCGCATATACAAGCAAAAAAATACATTGAAAATGTAAAGCTTGAAGAAGGTGACTTACCTCCAGTCCTTGATCTGGAGACATTGGATGGTATTCCTCCCAAAATTTTCAGAAAAGCTGTAAAAGAATGGGTTGAATTGATCGAAAGTCACTACCAAATCAAACCAATCCTATACACCAATGTGTCTTTTTATCAGGATTACCTACAAGGTAACTTTGTGGAATATCCAATATGGATTGCTGCCTATAACAAAATAATACCACCTAAGCTTTCCAATAGAAAAGAAAACTGGATGTTTTGGCAACATACAGACAGCGGTTCTGTTAATGGAATTACAGGTTCTGTAGATTTAAATGTCTTCCGAGGCACTTTGGAGCAACTTCAATCAATGTGTATCCAAGGCTTGACACCTTCTAGCAAAAGAATGGAAGCATCAAAAGTCTCTAACCTGCCTAAAATATCAGATATTCAATCAGTTAATCATTAG